The stretch of DNA attctttgcattttttcctcTACGCCATGCGTTCCAGTTGACTGTCCGTTGTGGAGGAAATGAAGcaatttctcagaaaattcaattagacctctcaattttgaatttgattttttccttcattcacTTCAAATTCTATTTGAATCGATATTCTCGATGTATGAGAGATCCTCCTtcttatttcacaaaattgccCCGGCTGTAACTTGATGCGCATTCCACCCCCTATCCTTCAATATGAACAGGAAATTGAATTCCTTTCTCTACTTTTGGGACAAAATTctatagaagaaaaaagacgTTTAGTACTACTTTTTTCCTGAATAAATTTgtccttaaatattttcaagtttatttaaaaaaaaaaatcttttgtggaatttattcaagaatttatttgttcttgagaagaaaatgtataaaacaTCCAGAAACATTTgtttggagaaaattcaagtgcaagttcaaaaaaattgttttcgtCTAATTCCAATGCTGTGGGTGGTTTACATGATAATCATATGCTATGTAGGTAGGTGAGGTGGAAAATATATCCGaggaaattattcttaaattgatgggaaaaaatacattcagTACAACATGAATTTTTCCGTGAAGCTCAATTGAGATTTATGCGAAAATTCGTGgaatttatcgatttttagCTACGATATTCCTTGCAATATTCCCACGAAAATCTTTTTTACATATTCTGAAGCTTCCACAAAGGTTCTACCAGGTTCGGAtacgtgaaaaaatatcatGGAAATGCACTCACAGGTGTGTgttcaatgggaaaattaatttattaaaaatattgtaagaCTTTGCACGAggaatttgatattttattatgacaaaatttttttttttcaacttctcagactatttaaagaaaaatttaatacagaAGGCAgctgtttaaatttaatatggtgtgagaaaggttttttttcgttgtttcCGTTTAAATCTTgcttaatattaaatttcattgaggaattatcaataaaaattctacgaCACTCTCACAGTTATCAAGGAAAAGGTTAATAACCGTGaaggtagatttttttttgataagatTTCTCTCACCTCTCATTCTTGttgttgcgaaaaaaaaattataaaaggtGTTTTCGATGCTACATGTGCGggagaggaaaaaagaatgaaaaacgTGAGAAGGTCGTAGAGGCTATATGAGACAGAGAGAAAGATGTGGTCGTGTACACAGCACAGTGAGGTGAAAACTAAAAGACGAGTCTGCATTTTGTTGATGAATACGGAAGATGGGGACAAGTGCAGACGATGGTAGAGCTCTATAGGTACCTACAAAGCATAGCATAGAATGGGTATAGTGGCGAGAGAACAAGTTGAAGAATCAAAAGGTGGAGAAGAGAAGattgaagaagagaaaagtgTCTGTGTAGCTTAGCGTTAAAgtatggaaaaattaattcaagtgaATGTACTAGGTGAATGATTTATGGTTGGACTTTGGGAGAGCGCGCACCTTCAGACACTCTAATACGAGGGATTCACTTTGTACGCAGCCATCGTATGAGTTGGATGGAAGAACTTTGTTGTATTCTACTACTAGGACcaaggggtatttatctggcgaatattttggttttataAGGGAATCATCTGAATATTTccgaaatatttcttttgctaaaatccgaaaaaaatccaaaaacataTTTAGGACCTTTTGATTTGAATGtagtcttttttttggttgaatttactacctttttttttagcttaacacttggagaacacgaatttctaacctcaaactttgagcttaattttctattataaagaaaacgtttttccagattttcttttgacgaacTTTCAGTATTTAAAGTcgcctacacatagatgtagATTTTATTAAGATAAGTTCGATAGATATTAATCTATGGCTgtttaaaaaagtcaaattggcagcgattaccagttttgtcctccaagtgttaaatatactacttttcggtttgaattgtttgcatttagtcctttttaggctttaataatttttttaaagttttgtttcTCAATCTGTGTTGTTTTGGGActgaaaactaaataaataggGGAACGTTGCCTAATTTGGACCTCCTaaggcctttttcaatccgctattacttaaaagTGATAAAACTATAAGAATGTTATGGGtgttaaaagagcattaaatgggctttaaaatggtaccacatttaagaatattgcttttcattttatacctcggtcggaattgggccacgttctcCCTTatatcggcttgaatttagtcttttttttcttttgtgttgaatttactacttttggcttgaatttagaactcttcggctggaatttactaattttcggtttgatttaagtgttttaatgcttgaatttaacatttttaggcttagccttatattttaatttccttgtcggatcatccgaatattagcgaataatccgaataattttgttcagataaacaccccttgactAGGACGGATGGTGTGGTTAAGAGAATAGATGCGGGGAGAACAAGAGAGTATATTCTCATCATGCTTTGGTATGGAATGAGTTCCGCAATTGCGCGTAGTCATGGATCCAAGAATATGGTGTATACTGCTGTCTCTATGTTTTTGTATATTTGGTCCACACACCACAAAGAATGTTCAATGTATGTCCGTATGTTAGTCAAAACGAGAAATGGGGAGATAATCATGAAAGATGATGATGCTGGGATGGAAGGAGGGCGAATAGAATATGCCCTCTTCTTGCACCACATGCCAAGGCAGTACAATTAGTtcgttttattgaaaatgtatACCTACtcctatatatacataccaCTCAATGCAACCcatgaaaagatattttcatttaatggtCACGAAAATAATACATTTGGTGTACGCATATCGATTGAGAAAGGGACCGGAATGTTGtatgttgtgtttttttttttttttttaatttttcgagCAATTCCACATGTCTATTGCACAAGAAGATGGGAAACAAAGAAACTATCCCATCCGCAAACATTGATTTAACAGTCTTTCCAAGTGACCATGACACGatgaaatgattttccacaaataaaCGTGCGCGTGGATGattcaatgtaaaataaatgagTAATTTACCACAATTACACACCTTCATAAAAGTcttaaggattttcttttttttcctctctgtatggaaaatttatgcaggaatttttcaataagacATCAATATTGTGCGATTAGACAATCTCTATAATGTCACAATTACTTAGCATTAAGTGTGACATTGCTCAAATAATCTTCATGCCTCAAAAGATTTTATCTTTCGCTtcggtgagaaaattttcatagttaaaactattaaaatgtCATTAATCTGTACGGAGTTTTGTgtttgaaaatgtaaaagtaCTTTACACATATTGGTTAACCCTTTTTACACACAAATGGTTTAAAGTGTGGCGTAAAAATTTGTCTATAAGgtgaaaatgttgtttttaggataatatttttaaaaagcattataataaaatactaagaaatataattaaaattttaaggcttgattaaaaacaatttattcaaaacaaCATGATTTGGCGTCTTTGCTGCGATTTATTActtattttgtgattaaaaataatgtattGTACGTATTATTTttcaccaggcgtctccatcgtcTACGTTCGATAATTTTCTAACAGTTACACctggaagatttttcaaaaatcttgcAGTTagatattcaaaaataaaaggaatttcccAAATATGTTATGTTTAGTTTGAGAGAGTTCCTAAGTCTATGTTAAATATGTAAAATCATGCAAACATTTATTGTCTTTGTATGTGTTATAATGTTGAAAAACGATTATTGGAATTTTGTATTGAGAAAAGAAGCGTGTTTTCCTGcttatttgtgtttttttgcctgtttttttttttaagtagtgATGCTAAACTTGAAACTTGTTGGGGAACTTTATTACTTCTTTTTCACCTGTTTTTCACTGTAAAACCCATTGCAGATTATACACAAACGAAAATTCAACTCATCAGTTGTATTTATGTTTCAGAGTTCTTTAGTCAAATTTCACACGTTGTCTGTGGaagatttttaagtgaaaaatgtttgtgATTAAAGTTTTAGTAATTTTCGGGGCTTTTCAATTTGCATTTGCACAGAGATATGATGTTTGTGGTGATGAATCTGGATTGAGATATGTGTATATACCGAAAATGGGATGGGTCGGTCTAGGTTGGGCAAATACTCAAGATGAAGGACAATTTCGTAATATAGAATTAATTCTGGAATATGAAACATCTGTGAGACCTGATCCAAACAATTTGGGTTCACTTAAAATTCTAACAATGATTCCATTGACTGATCCTGAAAATTcgtattattttaatataccCTATGAATTTACATTACCCACGCAATATCCTTTACCGGAAGTTACAAAAGTTACATTAGAAGAGACTGTGCTGTGCAATATTACTGGTTagttcacattttcttttcttttaattgattgaataAGTTGTAatgtgaaaatctttttatctTGTTTAGTTTCAATGCCGTATGTAGTTCAGTTGCGGTTGTCGTACAATCACTACACACAAACTAATACGTTAAAAGcagaaatcataaaaacacCTGAAAGTACTACCACACTAGCACCCAGAGATGATCGATATGAGGATGATAGGTAAAGAAAACGCGCTGCTTACAAAATACACACttcttacaaaatattattgatgTTTTTAGTGAAACTGTTGGATGTGGTAAAGTTGATACGGCCAATATCTACGTGCCACTAATTTTGGAAGGAAAGACAATAGAAAGAGGGCAATGGCCATGGTTGGTCTCAGTTTATTCCTATTCAAATCTGAGACTTGGATTCCGATGTGGAGCCACACTTATCTCCAATAAGCTAGTTGTAACGGCTGCTCATTGCTTCTTCGATGTCTACAATCGAAGAGTCAAATCAGATGATGTCCTCATCATACTAGGACAGTACAACCTGAAAAGACCCCAAGATCAAGGAACAAAGATCGTGTATCCACAGAGTGTAAATATTCATCCTGACTATCAAAAACTGACAAAAATCGACTCAGATATAGCAGTTGTAGTTATACCAGATCGTGTTCAATTTACTCACTATATACGGCCAGCATGTCTTTGGAAAGGACCAGATAGTAAAGAGAATATTGTAGGACGAAGAGGACTAACAGCAGGATGGGGTCGTGACGAAAATGGGTTTTACTTCACGGAATTACCGAAACAAACGGAGATTCCCGTAGTTTCAGACGAAGAATGTTTACGGTCTAATGACGTATTTACAAGGATCACATCTGACGTGACTTTCTGCGCAGGATGGCGAAATGGGACGGAGGGTCCTTGCAATGGTGACTCAGGAGGACCTCTTGTATTTGACAAAGATGGTCGATGGACTCTCAGAGGAGTTGTTTCAACATCCCTGCTCACTGATGGCAGCAATACCTGTAATCTCAATGAATACGTCGTCTTTACGGATGTGGTACCATTTACGGATTGGATTACTTCTTTTGATACTGATTATACATAttaaatgatataaaatagCTATCTggaatctatttttttttgtcatttcacTCGAGTTTcatatgtttctttttaatttaaattgcatttgagatgtattttgattttttcaccAAAGCACGAGATCTCACTCAGGTGGAGTTTATGACGGCCGAAGAAAAAATCGTATAAATGTATCATTTATACCTCACACTATTCTTGTTCTTGGCGTTTAATTTAAACTGGTTGGGGAAGTTTTGAaactttattaataattttagctttgattttttttacctgttTTCCAATGTAAAATGCCATGGATACTTTTGTATCAATGTGAAGCTCTTCAGTAGCGACTCGGACGCAGCCTTTTAACATCATATTTGTGCCAAATTGAAGATCTTTGtgtgaatttcaatgattttagtgaagtttttagtaattttcGGGGCTTTTCATTGTGCATTTGCAGAGAGATATGATGTTTGTGGTGATTCTGGATTGAGATATGTGTATATACCGAAAATGGGATGGGTCGGTCTAGGTTGGGCAAATACTTATGGACAATTTCATAatatagaattaattttggaaTATGAAACATTTGTGAGACCTGATCCAAACAATTTGGGTTCACTTAAAATTCTAACAATGATTCCATTGACTGGTCCTGAAAATTCGTACCATTTTAATATACCCTATGAATTTACATTACCCACGCAATATCCTTTACCGGAAGTTACAAAAGTAATAATAGAAGAGACAGTGCTGTGCAATATTACTGGTTAGtccacattttcattttcttttaattgaaataataagtcataatgtgaaaatccttttatCTTGTTTAGTTTCAATGCCGTATGTAGTTCAGTTGCGGTTGTTGTACAATCACGACACACAAAATAATACGTTAAAAgcagaaatcataaaaatatctgaaaGTACTACCACACTAGCACCCAGAGATGATCGATATGAGGATGATAGGTAACAAAAACGCGCTGCTTACAAAATACACACTTCTTACAAAAGATCATTGATGTTTTTAGTGAGACTGTTGGATGTGGTAAAGTTGATACGGCTAACATCTACGTGCCACTAATTCTGGAAGGAAAGACAATTGAAAGAGGGCAATGGCCATGGTTGGTCTCAGTTTATTCCTACTCAAATCTGAGACTTGGATTCCAATGTGGAGCTACActcatttcaaataaattagttgTAACGGCTGCTCATTGCTTCTTCGATGACTACAATCGAAGAGTCAAGCCAGATGATGTCCTCATTATACTAGGACAGTACAACCTTAAAAGGCCCCAAGATCAAGTAACAAAGATCGTGTACCCACAGAGTGTAAATATTCATCCAGACTATCAGAAGCTCAACAAAATTGATTCAGACATTGCAATTGTTGTTATTCCTGAGCGGGTTCGTTTTACAACGTACATCAGGCCTGCTTGTCTCTGGAAGGGTCCTGAAACAAAAAAGAGCATTGTTGGGAAGACGGGATTCATTGCCGGGTGGGGTCGAGATGAAAATGGAAACTTCTTCACGGAACTTCCGAAACAAACGGAGATTCCGGTAGTTTCGGACGCAGAATGTTTACGGTCTAACGATGTCTTTACGAGGATCACATCTGACGTGACTTTTTGTGCAGGATGGCGCAATGGGACTGAAGGTCCTTGCAATGGTGACTCAGGAGGATCTCTTGTATTTGACAAAGATGGTCGATGGACTCTCAGAGGAGTTGTTTCAACGTCCTTGCTAACTGATGGCAGCAATACCTGCAATCTCAATGAATACGTCGTCTTTACGGATGTGGTACCATTTACGGATTGGATATTATCCTTTGATAAAGAATACGAATATTAAGTTCAAATAATCTTGACCTAATTCTTTTAACTTgctaaaaaacaaacattttaaaacagaaacttaaaaaatatatatattgaataagaaaataataaaataatttagcaaaaacaGTTTATTTGTGTTTTGATTTTGTGTGCGTATAATGTTAAATAAAGATCACTGGAGTCTGTGTTGGCAAAAGAAGCGTGTTTTTCCAGCCATTCTGTTTTTTTAGCAGCGATGCTAAATACGAAACTTGTTGGGGAATTTTATTGGTTCTTTTTCACCTGTTTGTCACTATAAAGTCCAATGCAGATGTACACAAGAAGAACTCACCTCTTTACTTGTATTTATGCTTCAGAGTTCTTTAGTCAATTCTCATATGTTGGTAAAAACGTTGATCGTGGAAGGTTTTGAGTGAAAAGTATCTGTGATACGGGCATAACACCGTCTTTAGGGACGTATCACCGTTTACAGATTGGATAGTATCCTTTGAtaagaaatacaattttttgtagattttcctgatggtttttttttttcacttgagAAAAAACGAAGAGATGAAGACCCACCTTCGTCTTTCTATtgatttacaaattaaaatctaGAGCAAGAGGCGTGATTTATTAATGAGAcctctgtgaattttttcatGGGCAAATAAgacattattttaataaaaaaaaaagaatttcccaacTTCCTCAACTACTCATTATACGGTTTATTGcagcaaaaattttatttctgcgAATTTCCTCGATTTTTACGGTCAATATGACCCAAATAGTTAAAATGTGTGACTGATGCAGAAATGCAATAACAGCTGAAACGCTTCCACCATATTTGGTTATTTTGTTGCTTTTCTGCGGTATATAGTACAAAACACCTTGATCTTGTgtctattttattaaatttttcactccGTTTTTTTATGGAACTCCAACATTTCAGCTGAataagcgttttttttttcgagacgAGAAAATGGTTTTGTGTccaaaaagaaaggaaaagtgatgaatgatgtttttttttgtttaatttgaaaagtaaaTCTGTTTAATGGGTgttttgatattaaatttgTAGACTTTGTGAGAGAGacttgagagaaattttcgtGGCTTTCATTACTTCATTAGAGGTAATTTTCATAATAgcaattacataaaaaaacagCAGATAAAATTATGTGAGagagtgaaatgaaaattacaagAGGCTGAAGAACTTGATACTTGAAAGGCAAGAAAAATGCCACAATTCGACGGtgtttattgctttttttttcaagatattgttgagatttattttgttaatttgttttgtaaaaaGGAGGGAAGTAAAAAATAGGGAGGGGGTCTACTGAAAGCTTCAAAACTGTCTCTAATcgttgaaattcaatattttcatcataaaTCGATAGTTGGGAAATTACTATCGACGTTTTACCTGCAAAATGtggtatttaaaaattaagaaatttatcaattttttactaaatattttatattatcgTTTAATCGATAcgctttaaagaaaaatttaaattagaagaggaaaaatctcGCTTTCAAAGTAAGAACTTACAAGATTTTCCAAGTAAGATAATGCTAACTCAACTTAGCATAGTAGGTAGGTGTATTTCCTAGCCCtcgaaatatatttttagaatagaGACAACAAAAAGTTTTACATTATTATCGGAATTCTTTCGTTTTGAAAGAACAAAGGGCAACCTATAATGCTCATAAATCACAAtgacaatgaaaatttaggGTTTAGGAGCGGTCTTGTGCATTTTGAGTTTCCGCAATGCTTTTGCTGTATATGGATATAGTTTCCGGTTTGTAAATGATACTTAAACAAATTGCAGAATTTTTATCTGCCCTTCTGCACTATGGCATTTTATGTTGCCTGTATGCGAGCAATAtgaattattgagaaattttgcatGAATCAGCACTCTTAGTGTGTTTGGAACAAACTCTAACTTATTTAACCATTGCGTGCTCTTGCATGGAGGATTTTACAGTGAAAGAGAGGTCGTCCCCTCTGGCACAATAGTATGAGTGAGTCTGGAGTTCCCACACCGTGTGTGCAAAAACAGCGACAGattaaatggagaaaattcgaTTTCCTTCATGACTCATTATTGCACATGGGCAACTATAGGGGTTGGGTCTACCTCTACCTGCTACCCCTTCGTCATTGGGTAGACTTGGATGTGTTccaagaaagttttttttctaaaaaaaaaagcttttatactTTGAAACATGCTAACATTTTTCACGTGTTCCGCTCCGAATAAAAGTGAGTTTTAGGTGGGTTACAAAATGAACAGGAGGGTTTACCTACCATGTAATTCAATAGAATCTGCAATCTGATCGATTTGACCTTTAAAATTTGTACAGTGTGTGTAGCCTGTGGTACATAACATGGGTAATTTTGCAGAGAGAGAATCCAATTGCAATTAACATgatgaaatcaatttaaatcgCCATTTAGTCTCCCCATATGCAGACATTTCATGCAGAGAGAGGGAGGGAGGTGATTGAAATTAATGTGGTTTATATGGGAGTCTCCTTTCATCTCTCACCTCTTCACAAGATTCATGCACAGATTGGCTGTAAAATCTGGACAATATAATTAATGGATTGGCGTACTGATGAAAGTTTTCAAATGActctttagatttttttaaccatttgcaaagaatttattgcatttttttcttttttaccctttttaatacttttaattgTACGTATCGCGTATtaatttcatgcatttttttacaCCAACAAAACATTTTGTGTGGCTGAAAATTagaaagtgaaaatgaattttataaattttatacctTACCAACATATTTGCAGACACTTAAAGTCGTCTGTGAggtattttcaataaatttacttaatttttttttgtgaagggGAAAGGTACTCCACAGCATTCGTGTGAATAAGTATTTTTGGGAGGGGTGTgcgttgtaaaaaaaaataataataactgCCCAAAaggttgaaaatgaaaaattaaatttatagttTTTGTTGGTGGGAGATGAAAAATGAcaagtagtttttttttattcttcaaacaCCCActtgttgatatttttttggcTCTTTAAACTCTGTATTAGGCACAACTCTTGTGCTTCCATAAAGTACAGGGTGTAACGTCATAAGTACTTACGTGTTATGATGATTACAATTTACTTTGATTCATCAAAGATTAAgcatatttttgtaaattttttttatcggtAGGGGTAAATTTTTAAGCGCTTAATTTGCTGTTATAAGTAGGTATCCAACCCCATGCAAcgttaatatttattttaaaatagttttccaACTAATAATCAGGAGAAAACTATGGAAAGTAAACAAGAAATAATACtctaaaaattcatattttactttaattaccaatagagagctttttattgatatatttttccaataacctcgtatgaaaaataaatttcatgtgGTTGgaaatatgtaattaattttgaatggataaattttatagcattATAGTATTATTTAGGATATAAAATTACAATGTAGaacatttcacattttatcacatatttttcattcataaaattgatttttcaataaagtatctagaataaatattaatttttattttatctgtgAATGAGATAAGTTTATCGAGATTATCTGTAAGCCCTGTCCTATCTGTTGGAATATTGTACAAATAAAAGTGATAATTTGCATGCATTTTATGACTTCTTGTTGGTTTCTTGTGAAGAATGACGAATGACTTCTAAGGGGGCCATTCTATCAAAGTTTCCGTCTTTCTTTTAGGGGGCAAAGGTGAAAGGGAACTTTTTGTGCAAAGTCACTCTGGTGGTGCTGAAAAGTTTGCCTGAAGAGTTTACACTCCAAATCGATCACTACGGTGGGAGGTGATGgagaaagagtttttttttactacaatTGTGTTCGCCTTTGCCCCAGAAGCCCAGTTTCTCTAGTTGTCTGACGTCGTTGGTTAACCtagagaaaaagagagaaaaagagagtgagagaaattgagaaaactatgtaggaaaatggggaaaactCAATGAGGGGTTGGTAGACAAAATGACGCAAAAATTGTTGGGGGGTAGTTCACTGTGAGGGGTgaagtgagagaaaattttcggGAATAAAAGCGAAACAACTTTTCTCAATTGACCATGGGAATTTAATCGACTTTTTCCATTCTATCCTGCGGGCAATTGGAGATGGTTTTCCGGGAAAACCACAACAGAGTTTTCATGATAAATgccaaaagagagagaaacatTTTGTCTGTTTTGAACTGCACAAAAgttgtgcaataaaaattgtaaattgatGTGGGTCGCACAGGGTGAGTGAATTAGTGGGGAAATTTGAGAACCATCTGCTGTGGCAACAATGCAAATTTGGGTCTAGTCTAGCGTTTTATTGATCACTTTCATTCATATGGCGCCAATGTGGCAATTTTAGGGTGGCACATTCATATACATACACGACTGTACATAATATTGGGCATATTGATGGAGTAAATATTACGAGATACCCTCGACAAATGCCCATTCTTactcttcttatttatttccgCCTTTGTCTCCATCCGCCCCTTTTTTTGCGAGTCTTGCCGACTTGATGGCGTTTTTGTCACCATCGATAAATGTCTCGCGTGGTCAcaaggaaataataaaatgcgGTGCAGGTGAAGGTGGCTGTATAAGACCTGGTAACGGTGAAGAAGGTAACATGTCGCGTATAAAAGTTCATTTAATGGTAACAAAACAcgcaaattgcaaaaaaaactcgatAATATACAATTTAATCGGCAACTTTTATATAGGTATTATTAAGTACTTTATGTGAATCCATTAGATTTTGTATacacggaaaaaaataaatagccaaggtagacacaaaaaatatttctcccagCTATTTGGCGTTAGAATATAATAATGTCCAGGGTAGAAATGAATTATGTCTCTCCCAggcatttgaaatttctagctcagaaattttagagaaaaatcaaaacattcaaaaattaggttatggGATGGTGTTGTTGACTTTCTCTGAAGAAGTGCAATTTTCCTCTGGACCCATTTTCAGTAAAATCTCATTATTTGTCGATAAATCCCACAGTTTTCCCAgtgatttatgaaaatgaccATGTTTATGTGAGTATTGTGCATGTTCTGTTCATAGTGGTTCCTTCCGTGGATTCATTCCCTTTGTTTCTCTGACTCCCAATGATCTTAATGACCTTCTCGCGGAATTTCTCAACATGCTCCTGGACATTTTCAACCTACTTACTCTTCTAGGAGTCACT from Lutzomyia longipalpis isolate SR_M1_2022 chromosome 1, ASM2433408v1 encodes:
- the LOC129787336 gene encoding serine protease gd-like gives rise to the protein MPYVVQLRLLYNHDTQNNTLKAEIIKISESTTTLAPRDDRYEDDSETVGCGKVDTANIYVPLILEGKTIERGQWPWLVSVYSYSNLRLGFQCGATLISNKLVVTAAHCFFDDYNRRVKPDDVLIILGQYNLKRPQDQVTKIVYPQSVNIHPDYQKLNKIDSDIAIVVIPERVRFTTYIRPACLWKGPETKKSIVGKTGFIAGWGRDENGNFFTELPKQTEIPVVSDAECLRSNDVFTRITSDVTFCAGWRNGTEGPCNGDSGGSLVFDKDGRWTLRGVVSTSLLTDGSNTCNLNEYVVFTDVVPFTDWILSFDKEYEY
- the LOC129787342 gene encoding serine protease gd-like; translated protein: MFVIKVLVIFGAFQFAFAQRYDVCGDESGLRYVYIPKMGWVGLGWANTQDEGQFRNIELILEYETSVRPDPNNLGSLKILTMIPLTDPENSYYFNIPYEFTLPTQYPLPEVTKVTLEETVLCNITVSMPYVVQLRLSYNHYTQTNTLKAEIIKTPESTTTLAPRDDRYEDDSETVGCGKVDTANIYVPLILEGKTIERGQWPWLVSVYSYSNLRLGFRCGATLISNKLVVTAAHCFFDVYNRRVKSDDVLIILGQYNLKRPQDQGTKIVYPQSVNIHPDYQKLTKIDSDIAVVVIPDRVQFTHYIRPACLWKGPDSKENIVGRRGLTAGWGRDENGFYFTELPKQTEIPVVSDEECLRSNDVFTRITSDVTFCAGWRNGTEGPCNGDSGGPLVFDKDGRWTLRGVVSTSLLTDGSNTCNLNEYVVFTDVVPFTDWITSFDTDYTY